The following coding sequences lie in one Saccharopolyspora hordei genomic window:
- a CDS encoding FkbM family methyltransferase, translating into MTESQAKHESVSAETPEAESSLQSGVLEQSAELFEPEWPTESPDEPVVGTLLGCTVACPDQLPAARVLRDTFRRHHPDARFALLVVDQPGRAVEPDALSVADIGIDLQEFARLAAGCTAEQLRNVLRPLFLQHLLKTEHTTVYFEPTVQVFGRFDDLLAGLGPERPVALVPRVLRPLAVDGLRPSPADLAESGTFDPSVFAVRPGAEQLLETWAEQLRSDPTMTTPVLDDAPALVDHEVIRDPGVGLSVWNAAQRELAVTSDGRYTVDGVALRSVHFDGFQPQRPWLLSTTYADRPRVLLSEHQTLAGLCANYRNALVEAGYTREEPYPFAALPDGAVIPEALRREYLAAWLDGTAPPSPFEPDALPEFQEWACAPADDQQRAAGGSRWTAAVWADDPVLRRDYPDPFGADAEAFHEWCVGVGVASGRVPAEAVHRRVDHQAALVDQLGVAVLGDGPLADLVREAVRASGLPSADTAYYPVVLRCAPGLAVPAGRYVIDVRAGSAGSDDAAETWVLSESSRAAARRAGATTRVITLPAPEREPVDLPTRKGARARLGLSDEFVVATCADHSAERADNALGVVSAFRVAFPERDDVRLLVDVTGAEEFPEAAERLRLATAADPRVQLIEHEPDLDALVSASDCFVSLHRGGATDAHVVRLLEVAARGVPVIAADHGAVAEVFGADGARLVLCQGPGEPDVDAAAELLRQAADDVSATAAFGAAAREHLLATHTATRAGARLRERVEHAYRTWRTKWSTGGHGQYDDPLRPLLVARHALHRAPDTGVGGRNAMAPALRKAVLKALSHYDEHIRDVLRSLVDGVEQTASELLRRQYEADGDGDAEQVRAELVQLAQRQEQLSAQLVGTEDGVVRARADLAEQHRRLRELEGRDVDRRVDALAERLDSLTSAVERMLDRMDALEQRRATDPDVEAAVRAASTDAVNALQRTDVLQRILLREHERNTGAGDGTTTPVLCDAGLLRLPADDSFMLPWLSSNPTWDADTSALIDSLLEPDGIFLDIGAYVGYQAVRVLSRLGNSGAVVAVEPCPRSAELLEHNVGVNVPAAWAHRLVLLRGAAWDSPCDMTSEASPTGGVSVAPAADGEEASVRGIRLDKELEGHAALQDLKLSVVHVDVGAQVHRVLGGLVRLLRRDRPSIVCSFTPAAITELGDDPAAALREFGTWGYELVPVGRTRPVSASDLLEAINAAESASTVKLWLRPKQK; encoded by the coding sequence GTGACTGAATCGCAGGCGAAGCACGAGTCGGTCAGCGCCGAGACCCCCGAGGCGGAGTCCTCCCTGCAGTCCGGTGTCCTGGAGCAGTCGGCGGAGCTGTTCGAGCCGGAGTGGCCGACGGAGTCGCCGGACGAACCGGTGGTGGGCACGCTGCTCGGGTGCACCGTGGCCTGCCCGGACCAGCTCCCGGCCGCCCGGGTCCTGCGGGACACCTTCCGCCGCCACCACCCGGACGCGCGGTTCGCGCTGCTGGTGGTGGACCAGCCGGGGCGGGCGGTGGAGCCGGACGCGCTCTCGGTCGCCGACATCGGCATCGACCTGCAGGAGTTCGCCCGGCTGGCCGCCGGGTGCACCGCCGAGCAGCTGCGCAACGTGCTGCGCCCGCTCTTCCTGCAGCACCTGCTGAAGACCGAGCACACCACGGTGTACTTCGAACCGACGGTGCAGGTCTTCGGCCGCTTCGACGACCTGCTCGCCGGCCTGGGCCCGGAACGCCCGGTCGCGCTGGTGCCGCGCGTGCTGCGCCCGCTGGCCGTGGACGGCCTGCGCCCGAGCCCGGCGGACCTGGCCGAGTCGGGCACCTTCGACCCGAGCGTCTTCGCGGTCCGCCCCGGCGCCGAGCAGCTGCTCGAGACCTGGGCGGAGCAGCTGCGCAGCGACCCGACGATGACCACCCCGGTGCTCGACGACGCGCCCGCGCTGGTCGACCACGAGGTCATCCGCGACCCCGGCGTGGGGCTGTCGGTGTGGAACGCGGCCCAGCGCGAGCTCGCCGTCACCAGCGACGGTCGGTACACGGTCGACGGTGTCGCGCTGCGCAGCGTGCACTTCGACGGCTTCCAGCCGCAGCGGCCGTGGCTGCTGTCCACGACCTACGCCGACCGGCCGCGCGTCCTGCTGTCCGAGCACCAGACGCTCGCCGGGCTGTGCGCGAACTACCGGAACGCGCTGGTGGAGGCCGGGTACACCCGCGAGGAGCCGTACCCGTTCGCCGCGCTGCCCGACGGCGCGGTGATCCCGGAGGCCCTGCGCCGCGAGTACCTCGCCGCGTGGCTGGACGGCACCGCTCCGCCGAGCCCGTTCGAGCCGGACGCGCTGCCGGAGTTCCAGGAGTGGGCCTGCGCCCCGGCCGACGACCAGCAGCGCGCCGCGGGCGGTTCCCGCTGGACCGCGGCGGTGTGGGCGGACGACCCGGTGCTGCGCCGCGACTACCCGGACCCGTTCGGCGCCGACGCCGAGGCGTTCCACGAGTGGTGCGTCGGCGTCGGGGTGGCCAGCGGCCGCGTCCCGGCCGAGGCGGTGCACCGCCGGGTCGACCACCAGGCGGCCCTGGTGGACCAGCTCGGGGTCGCGGTGCTGGGGGACGGCCCGCTCGCCGACCTGGTGCGGGAGGCGGTCCGCGCGTCGGGCCTGCCGTCCGCGGACACCGCCTACTACCCGGTCGTCCTGCGCTGCGCCCCCGGCCTGGCGGTGCCGGCCGGCCGGTACGTGATCGACGTGCGCGCGGGCTCGGCCGGCTCCGACGACGCCGCCGAGACCTGGGTGCTCTCCGAGAGCAGCCGGGCGGCGGCCCGGCGCGCCGGAGCGACGACGCGGGTGATCACGCTGCCCGCCCCCGAGCGGGAACCGGTGGACCTGCCGACGCGCAAGGGCGCCCGCGCCCGGCTCGGGCTCTCCGACGAGTTCGTCGTCGCGACCTGCGCCGACCACTCCGCGGAGCGCGCGGACAACGCGCTGGGCGTGGTCAGCGCCTTCCGCGTCGCGTTCCCGGAGCGCGACGACGTCCGCCTGCTGGTCGACGTGACCGGCGCGGAGGAGTTCCCGGAAGCGGCCGAGCGGCTCCGCCTGGCCACCGCGGCCGACCCGCGCGTCCAGCTCATCGAGCACGAGCCCGACCTCGACGCCCTGGTGTCGGCGTCCGACTGCTTCGTCTCGCTGCACCGCGGCGGCGCGACCGACGCCCACGTCGTGCGGCTGCTCGAGGTCGCCGCGCGCGGTGTCCCGGTGATCGCCGCCGACCACGGCGCCGTGGCCGAGGTCTTCGGCGCCGACGGAGCCCGCCTCGTGCTCTGCCAGGGCCCGGGGGAACCCGACGTCGACGCCGCGGCGGAGCTGCTGCGCCAGGCGGCAGACGACGTCTCGGCGACAGCCGCGTTCGGCGCCGCGGCGCGGGAGCACCTGCTCGCCACGCACACCGCGACCCGCGCCGGTGCGCGGCTGCGCGAGCGGGTCGAGCACGCCTACCGCACCTGGCGGACGAAGTGGTCGACCGGTGGCCACGGCCAGTACGACGACCCGCTGCGTCCCCTCCTGGTGGCCCGCCACGCGCTGCACCGCGCCCCGGACACCGGGGTGGGCGGCCGCAACGCGATGGCCCCGGCCCTGCGCAAGGCGGTGCTCAAGGCGCTCAGCCACTACGACGAGCACATCCGCGACGTCCTGCGCTCGCTGGTCGACGGTGTCGAGCAGACCGCGTCCGAGCTGCTGCGCCGCCAGTACGAGGCGGACGGCGACGGCGACGCCGAGCAGGTGCGCGCCGAGCTCGTCCAGCTCGCCCAGCGCCAGGAGCAGCTCAGCGCCCAGCTCGTGGGCACCGAGGACGGCGTGGTCCGGGCCCGCGCCGACCTGGCGGAGCAGCACCGCCGCCTCCGCGAGCTGGAGGGTCGCGACGTCGACCGCCGGGTGGACGCCCTCGCGGAGCGCCTGGACAGCCTGACCAGCGCGGTCGAGCGCATGCTCGACCGGATGGACGCGCTGGAGCAGCGCCGTGCCACCGACCCGGACGTCGAGGCCGCCGTGCGCGCGGCCTCCACCGACGCGGTGAACGCCCTGCAGCGGACCGACGTGCTGCAGCGGATCTTGCTGCGCGAGCACGAGCGCAACACCGGGGCCGGGGACGGCACCACGACACCGGTGCTCTGCGACGCGGGCCTGCTCCGCCTGCCGGCCGACGACAGCTTCATGCTCCCGTGGCTGTCGTCGAACCCCACCTGGGACGCCGACACCTCCGCACTGATCGACTCCCTGCTGGAGCCGGACGGGATCTTCCTCGACATCGGGGCCTACGTCGGCTACCAGGCGGTGCGGGTGCTCAGCCGTCTCGGCAACAGCGGGGCGGTCGTCGCGGTGGAGCCGTGCCCGCGCAGCGCCGAGCTGCTGGAGCACAACGTCGGGGTGAACGTCCCCGCCGCCTGGGCGCACCGCCTGGTCCTGCTGCGCGGCGCGGCGTGGGACAGCCCGTGCGACATGACCTCGGAGGCCTCCCCGACGGGCGGTGTGTCGGTGGCGCCGGCGGCCGACGGCGAGGAAGCGTCCGTGCGCGGCATCCGCCTGGACAAGGAGCTGGAGGGCCACGCGGCCCTGCAGGACCTGAAGCTGTCCGTGGTGCACGTCGACGTCGGCGCGCAGGTGCACCGGGTCCTCGGGGGTCTCGTCCGGCTGCTCCGTCGCGACCGTCCTTCGATCGTGTGCTCTTTCACACCGGCTGCGATCACGGAGCTGGGGGATGACCCGGCGGCGGCGCTGCGCGAGTTCGGCACGTGGGGTTACGAGCTCGTGCCGGTCGGCCGGACCCGCCCGGTCTCGGCCTCTGACCTGCTCGAAGCGATCAACGCGGCCGAGTCGGCGAGCACCGTGAAGCTCTGGCTGCGCCCGAAGCAGAAGTAG
- the glnA gene encoding type I glutamate--ammonia ligase has translation MNRQQEFVLRTLEERDIRFVRLWFTDVLGMLKSVAISPAELEGAFAEGIGFDGSAIEGFARVYESDMVAKPDPATFQVLPWETPDGEHYSARMFCDIHMPDGSPCWSDPRHVLRRTLARATESGFTCYVHPEIEFFLLKNLPDDGSEPVAADSGGYFDQSSHDTAPHFRRNAIETLEAMGISVEFSHHEGAPGQQEIDLRYADALTMADNVMTFRYVVKEVALTQGVRASFMPKPFSEQPGSGMHTHFSLFEGDQNAFYHPENPYELSDIGRAFVAGILHHAREISAVTNQWVNSYKRLVVGGEAPTAVCWGHANRSALVRVPMYSPGKASSRRVEVRSLDSACNPYLAYSVILAAGLRGVDKGYELPPATEDDVWSLTERERRAAGYANLPQNLNEALSEMESSELVAETLGEHVFDFFLRNKRDEWNAYRSRVTPYELRTLLPML, from the coding sequence ATGAACCGCCAGCAGGAGTTCGTGCTCCGCACCTTGGAGGAACGTGACATCCGCTTCGTGCGGCTGTGGTTCACCGACGTCCTCGGCATGCTCAAGTCGGTGGCGATCTCGCCGGCCGAGCTGGAAGGCGCCTTCGCCGAGGGCATCGGGTTCGACGGCTCGGCCATCGAGGGCTTCGCCCGGGTCTACGAGTCGGACATGGTCGCCAAGCCGGACCCCGCCACCTTCCAGGTGCTGCCCTGGGAGACCCCCGACGGCGAGCACTACTCGGCCCGGATGTTCTGCGACATCCACATGCCCGACGGTTCCCCGTGCTGGTCGGACCCGCGCCACGTGCTGCGCCGGACCCTCGCCCGCGCCACCGAATCGGGCTTCACCTGCTACGTCCACCCGGAGATCGAGTTCTTCCTGCTCAAGAACCTGCCGGACGACGGCTCCGAGCCGGTGGCGGCCGACTCCGGCGGCTACTTCGACCAGTCCAGCCACGACACCGCCCCGCACTTCCGGCGCAACGCCATCGAGACGCTGGAGGCCATGGGCATCTCGGTGGAGTTCAGCCACCACGAGGGCGCGCCCGGCCAGCAGGAGATCGACCTGCGCTACGCGGACGCGCTGACCATGGCCGACAACGTGATGACCTTCCGCTACGTGGTCAAGGAGGTCGCGCTCACCCAGGGCGTGCGCGCCTCCTTCATGCCGAAGCCGTTCAGCGAGCAGCCCGGCTCCGGCATGCACACCCACTTCAGCCTCTTCGAGGGCGACCAGAACGCCTTCTACCACCCGGAGAACCCCTACGAGCTCTCCGACATCGGCCGCGCGTTCGTGGCCGGCATCCTGCACCACGCCCGCGAGATCAGCGCCGTGACCAACCAGTGGGTCAACTCCTACAAGCGGCTGGTCGTCGGCGGCGAGGCCCCGACGGCGGTGTGCTGGGGCCACGCGAACCGCTCGGCCCTGGTCCGGGTGCCGATGTACTCGCCCGGCAAGGCCTCCTCCCGCCGGGTCGAGGTGCGCAGCCTGGACTCGGCCTGCAACCCGTACCTGGCCTACTCGGTGATCCTCGCCGCGGGCCTGCGCGGGGTCGACAAGGGCTACGAGCTGCCCCCGGCCACCGAGGACGACGTGTGGAGCCTGACCGAGCGGGAGCGCAGGGCCGCCGGCTACGCCAACCTGCCGCAGAACCTCAACGAGGCGCTGAGCGAGATGGAGTCCTCGGAGCTGGTCGCCGAGACCCTCGGCGAGCACGTCTTCGACTTCTTCCTGCGCAACAAGCGGGACGAGTGGAACGCCTACCGCAGCCGCGTCACGCCCTACGAGCTGCGCACGCTCCTGCCGATGCTCTGA
- a CDS encoding SLC13 family permease, with the protein MDRADGGRESDEQSVTSVLLSGSTYRGLGEQVLSPAEERFERIRRTTGLFLAPALTVLVLLLPTQLETAQHRLAAVLLGVIVLWVCEPVPIPVGGLLGVGAVVVLGVMPPDDVLAPFGSSTVFTFIGAFILAQAMLRHGLARRFAFTILSLPGVGRSAARVIIAFGVVTCLLSSVVSNTATVAMLLPTAVGILAVIAELVRAELPEGAPFDPLRLRVGVALMLMLAYGASVGGLLTPIGSPPNLIGRGLIEEATGQRVSFLQWMAMAAPVCVLMFLVLAGVMLLLNRPEINRLTGVEEYVAGERAKLGTFSRAEKNTLIAFTTTVVLWVTPGVVALVVGNDSTAYDLVSDRLDEGIVAVLGASLLFLLPTDWSKRRFTLTWTEASRIDWGTVVLFGTGIIFGSLLADTELAQTIGQGAANALGFSSVIAITVFAIALAVLISETTSNTASAAVVVPIVIPIAVAAGVNPFVPALAATFAASFGFMLPVSTPQNAVVYGSGAVPITKMIRSGAVFDVAGAVLIALVLPPMIALVGFG; encoded by the coding sequence ATGGACAGAGCGGACGGTGGGCGCGAGAGCGACGAGCAGAGCGTGACGTCGGTGCTGCTGTCCGGCAGCACCTACCGGGGACTGGGCGAGCAGGTCCTCTCCCCAGCGGAGGAGCGGTTCGAGCGGATCCGCCGCACCACCGGGTTGTTCCTGGCCCCGGCGCTGACCGTCCTCGTCCTGCTGCTGCCCACCCAGCTCGAAACGGCCCAGCACCGGCTCGCCGCGGTGCTCCTCGGCGTCATCGTGCTGTGGGTCTGCGAGCCGGTGCCGATCCCGGTCGGCGGGCTCCTCGGCGTCGGCGCGGTGGTGGTCCTCGGCGTGATGCCGCCCGACGACGTGCTGGCCCCGTTCGGGTCCTCCACCGTGTTCACCTTCATCGGGGCGTTCATCCTCGCCCAGGCGATGCTGCGCCACGGCCTGGCCAGGCGCTTCGCCTTCACGATCCTGTCCCTGCCGGGCGTGGGCCGCAGCGCCGCGCGGGTGATCATCGCCTTCGGCGTGGTCACCTGCCTGCTGTCCTCGGTGGTGTCCAACACCGCGACCGTGGCGATGCTGCTGCCCACCGCCGTCGGCATCCTGGCGGTCATCGCCGAGCTGGTCCGCGCGGAGCTGCCCGAGGGCGCCCCGTTCGACCCGCTGCGGCTGCGCGTCGGCGTGGCGCTGATGCTCATGCTCGCCTACGGCGCCAGCGTCGGCGGCCTGCTCACCCCGATCGGCTCGCCGCCCAACCTCATCGGCCGCGGGCTGATCGAGGAGGCCACCGGCCAGCGCGTCTCGTTCCTGCAGTGGATGGCCATGGCCGCCCCGGTCTGCGTGCTCATGTTCCTCGTGCTGGCCGGGGTCATGCTGCTGCTCAACCGGCCGGAGATCAACCGGCTGACCGGCGTCGAGGAGTACGTCGCCGGCGAGCGCGCCAAGCTCGGCACGTTCTCGCGGGCCGAGAAGAACACGCTCATCGCCTTCACCACCACCGTCGTGCTGTGGGTGACGCCGGGCGTGGTGGCGCTGGTGGTCGGCAACGACTCGACTGCCTACGACCTGGTCAGCGACCGGCTGGACGAGGGCATCGTGGCGGTGCTCGGGGCGTCGCTGCTGTTCCTGCTGCCCACCGACTGGTCCAAGCGGCGCTTCACGCTCACCTGGACCGAGGCCAGCCGCATCGACTGGGGCACCGTGGTGCTGTTCGGCACCGGCATCATCTTCGGCTCGCTGCTCGCCGACACCGAGCTCGCCCAGACCATCGGCCAGGGCGCGGCCAACGCGCTGGGCTTCTCCAGCGTCATCGCGATCACCGTCTTCGCCATCGCGCTGGCGGTGCTCATCTCCGAGACCACCTCGAACACCGCCTCCGCGGCCGTGGTGGTGCCCATCGTGATCCCGATCGCCGTCGCGGCCGGCGTCAACCCGTTCGTGCCCGCCCTGGCCGCCACCTTCGCGGCCTCGTTCGGGTTCATGCTGCCGGTGTCCACCCCGCAGAACGCGGTGGTCTACGGCTCGGGCGCGGTGCCGATCACCAAGATGATCCGCTCCGGCGCGGTGTTCGACGTCGCCGGCGCGGTGCTGATCGCGCTCGTGCTGCCCCCGATGATCGCGCTCGTCGGGTTCGGGTGA
- a CDS encoding alpha/beta fold hydrolase — translation MNRLLTVLSAFAVLGAAACSAPEQGPPPLQPHTEQKGPVGPVPPGLERYYGQPLDWGPCAPYAQTESDRASFADPGLECARLEVPLDYADPQGEVITLGVLRSPAADPAQKIGSLQLNPGGPGASGMSTVASLAGSLRNSELGARFDIIGFDPRGVGASEPPVRCLTDQERDARRLDSDADTSPRGVAETEQEERDYARKCAERTNPELLANVGTREVAKDMDVLRSALGDEKLTFLGYSYGTRIGAEYAEQFSGNVRAMVLDGAIEPGQSAVDQLVAQGAGFQRAFDDFAAWCAARQQCSLGHDPKAAVAQFQQITRPLVEHPARAGDGRQLSYTDATMGAIQALYAPSLWEQLDSGLAELRQGSGRTLLALADSYFNRDQNGRYANTNDAFDAVHCVDDQRVMDPEQRREADRRYREAAPFLDDGNPPSAARDMCAFWPVPVTGDPTEPNVDHLPPVLVISTTGDPATPYEAGVKLAEALHAHLLTYEGTQHTVFLQGVTCVDDVGTRYLVDLALPADGARCAAK, via the coding sequence GTGAACCGCCTACTGACCGTGCTTTCCGCGTTCGCAGTGCTGGGTGCCGCCGCGTGCAGCGCGCCGGAGCAGGGGCCTCCGCCGCTGCAGCCGCACACCGAGCAGAAGGGCCCCGTCGGACCCGTCCCACCGGGCTTGGAGCGGTACTACGGGCAACCGCTGGACTGGGGGCCGTGCGCGCCGTACGCCCAGACCGAGAGCGACCGGGCGTCCTTCGCCGACCCCGGCCTCGAGTGCGCGCGCCTGGAGGTCCCGCTGGACTACGCGGACCCGCAGGGCGAGGTGATCACGCTCGGCGTGCTCCGCAGCCCGGCCGCCGACCCGGCGCAGAAGATCGGGTCACTGCAGCTCAACCCCGGCGGCCCGGGGGCGTCCGGGATGAGCACCGTGGCGAGCCTGGCCGGGTCGCTGCGGAACTCCGAGCTGGGCGCGCGGTTCGACATCATCGGCTTCGACCCGCGCGGCGTCGGCGCCTCCGAGCCGCCGGTGCGCTGCCTGACCGACCAGGAGCGCGACGCCCGGCGGCTGGACTCCGACGCGGACACCTCGCCGCGCGGGGTCGCCGAGACCGAGCAGGAGGAGCGCGACTACGCGCGCAAGTGCGCCGAGCGCACCAACCCCGAGCTGCTGGCCAACGTCGGCACCCGGGAGGTCGCCAAGGACATGGACGTGCTCCGCTCGGCGCTCGGCGACGAGAAGCTCACCTTCCTCGGCTACTCCTACGGCACCCGGATCGGTGCGGAGTACGCCGAGCAGTTCTCCGGCAACGTGCGGGCCATGGTGCTCGACGGCGCGATCGAGCCGGGCCAGTCCGCCGTCGACCAGCTGGTCGCGCAGGGCGCGGGCTTCCAGCGCGCCTTCGACGACTTCGCGGCCTGGTGCGCGGCCCGCCAGCAGTGCTCGCTCGGCCACGACCCGAAGGCCGCGGTGGCGCAGTTCCAGCAGATCACCCGCCCGCTGGTGGAGCACCCGGCGCGCGCCGGGGACGGCCGCCAGCTGTCCTACACGGACGCCACCATGGGGGCCATCCAGGCGCTGTACGCGCCGAGCCTCTGGGAGCAGCTGGACAGCGGGCTCGCCGAGCTGCGCCAGGGCAGCGGACGGACCCTGCTGGCGCTCGCGGACAGCTACTTCAACCGCGACCAGAACGGGCGCTACGCCAACACCAACGACGCGTTCGACGCCGTGCACTGCGTGGACGACCAGCGCGTCATGGACCCGGAGCAGCGCCGGGAGGCCGACCGCCGCTACCGCGAGGCGGCGCCGTTCCTCGACGACGGCAACCCGCCGAGCGCGGCGCGCGACATGTGCGCGTTCTGGCCGGTCCCGGTCACCGGCGACCCGACCGAACCGAACGTCGACCACCTGCCGCCGGTGCTGGTGATCTCGACGACGGGCGACCCGGCGACGCCCTACGAGGCGGGTGTCAAGCTGGCCGAGGCCCTGCACGCGCACCTGCTGACCTACGAGGGCACCCAGCACACGGTGTTCCTCCAGGGCGTCACCTGCGTCGACGACGTGGGCACGAGGTACCTGGTCGACCTGGCCCTGCCCGCGGACGGGGCCCGCTGCGCGGCGAAGTGA
- a CDS encoding NAD+ synthase, with amino-acid sequence MPQLRIALAQVNACVGDVAGNSSMVVEWTRRAVQEGAHLVAFPEMVLSGYPVEDLALRRSFAAANLAEVERLARRLLDEGCGDALVVVGHLGRDDQGPRNSASLLHGGEVVATYHKHHLPNYGVFDEARYFAPGFDLPIVRFHGLDVGVVICEDIWQNGGPVAALGEVGVDLVVCLNGSPYERAKDDLRTPLVVRRAAEAGAPLAYVNLVGAQDELVFDGDSMIAAADGEILTRAPQFSEHLVLQDLDLTAGGYTSTTVSSDSEPGPMRLPAFDVQRIVVQPDPLPPYEPLPPAPPAEPLDDEAEVWGALVTGLRDYVHKNGFRSVTFGFSGGIDSAVVAALAVDALGADAVHGVSMPSHYSSEHSRSDAAELAKRLGCHFEVQPIADMVDVYVRQLGLTGLAEENVQARARGVLLMALSNQRGHLVLATGNKTELAVGYSTIYGDAVGAFAPIKDVPKTLVWKLAKWRNADAEKRGEVPPIPENSITKPPSAELRPGQVDQDSLPEYDVLDVVLDGYVEGDKGYADLISDGFDAELVERVLQMVDRAEYKRRQYPPGTKITFKAFGRDRRLPLTNRWREVAP; translated from the coding sequence ATGCCCCAGTTGCGCATCGCACTCGCCCAGGTCAACGCATGCGTCGGTGACGTCGCCGGGAACAGCTCCATGGTCGTGGAGTGGACCCGCCGCGCGGTGCAGGAGGGCGCCCACCTGGTCGCCTTCCCCGAGATGGTGCTGTCCGGTTACCCGGTCGAGGACCTCGCGCTGCGCCGGTCCTTCGCCGCGGCCAACCTCGCCGAGGTCGAGCGGCTGGCCCGCCGGTTGCTGGACGAGGGGTGCGGTGACGCGCTGGTGGTCGTCGGGCACCTCGGCCGCGACGACCAGGGGCCGCGCAACTCGGCGTCGCTGCTCCACGGCGGCGAGGTCGTGGCGACCTACCACAAGCACCACCTGCCGAACTACGGCGTGTTCGACGAGGCCCGCTACTTCGCGCCCGGTTTCGACCTGCCGATCGTGCGGTTCCACGGGCTCGACGTCGGCGTGGTGATCTGCGAGGACATCTGGCAGAACGGCGGGCCGGTGGCCGCGCTGGGCGAGGTCGGCGTCGACCTGGTGGTGTGCCTCAACGGCTCGCCGTACGAGCGGGCCAAGGACGACCTGCGCACCCCGCTGGTCGTGCGGCGGGCCGCGGAGGCCGGTGCCCCGCTGGCCTACGTGAACCTGGTCGGTGCGCAGGACGAGCTGGTCTTCGACGGCGACTCGATGATCGCCGCGGCGGACGGCGAGATCCTCACGCGCGCGCCGCAGTTCTCCGAGCACCTGGTGCTGCAGGACCTCGACCTGACCGCCGGCGGGTACACCTCGACGACGGTGTCCAGCGACAGCGAGCCCGGCCCGATGCGGCTGCCCGCCTTCGACGTGCAGCGGATCGTCGTGCAGCCCGACCCGCTGCCGCCGTACGAGCCGCTGCCGCCCGCTCCCCCGGCCGAGCCGCTGGACGACGAGGCCGAGGTGTGGGGCGCGCTGGTCACCGGGCTGCGGGACTACGTGCACAAGAACGGCTTCCGCTCGGTGACCTTCGGGTTCTCCGGTGGCATCGACTCGGCCGTCGTCGCGGCGCTGGCGGTCGACGCGCTCGGCGCGGACGCGGTGCACGGGGTCTCGATGCCGTCGCACTACTCCTCGGAGCACTCGCGGTCCGACGCCGCCGAGCTGGCGAAGCGCCTCGGCTGCCACTTCGAGGTCCAGCCGATCGCCGACATGGTCGACGTGTACGTGCGGCAGCTGGGCCTGACCGGGCTGGCCGAGGAGAACGTGCAGGCCCGCGCCCGCGGCGTGCTGCTCATGGCGCTGTCCAACCAGCGCGGGCACCTGGTGCTGGCGACCGGGAACAAGACCGAGCTGGCGGTGGGCTACTCGACCATCTACGGCGACGCGGTGGGCGCCTTCGCGCCGATCAAGGACGTGCCGAAGACGCTGGTGTGGAAGCTGGCGAAGTGGCGCAACGCGGACGCCGAGAAGCGCGGCGAGGTGCCGCCGATCCCGGAGAACTCGATCACCAAGCCGCCGTCGGCGGAGCTGCGGCCGGGCCAGGTGGACCAGGACTCGCTGCCCGAGTACGACGTGCTCGACGTGGTGCTGGACGGCTACGTGGAGGGCGACAAGGGCTACGCGGACCTGATCTCCGACGGCTTCGACGCCGAGCTGGTGGAGCGGGTGCTGCAGATGGTGGACCGCGCCGAGTACAAGCGGCGGCAGTACCCGCCGGGGACGAAGATCACGTTCAAGGCGTTCGGCCGGGACCGGCGGCTGCCGCTGACCAACCGCTGGCGCGAAGTCGCGCCGTGA